In a single window of the Micromonospora inositola genome:
- a CDS encoding GNAT family N-acetyltransferase: MREFGPRVDLGGTLRALRRQADLSQRQLAERSGVPQATIARIESGRTADPTRLTGGGLPATSWRFLAELPDGELVGELRAHERSVDLLLGHDLDDRRELVLDGVLIDPAHRLLGVGRQLVEALHAEMDHLGVATVHAIAQFGGVGFLIACGFEAEWGRPSALRWERPVSAGRRPPR; the protein is encoded by the coding sequence GTGCGGGAATTCGGGCCACGAGTCGACCTCGGGGGAACGCTGCGGGCGCTGCGCCGCCAGGCCGACCTGAGCCAGCGACAACTGGCCGAGCGGTCCGGGGTGCCGCAGGCGACGATCGCCCGGATCGAGTCGGGCCGGACAGCCGACCCGACGCGCCTCACGGGCGGTGGCCTCCCCGCGACGTCGTGGCGGTTCCTCGCCGAGCTGCCCGACGGCGAGTTGGTCGGCGAGCTACGGGCGCACGAGCGCAGTGTCGACCTGCTGCTCGGGCACGACCTGGACGACCGGCGGGAGCTGGTGCTCGACGGGGTCCTGATCGACCCGGCGCACCGTCTGCTGGGTGTCGGACGCCAGCTGGTCGAAGCGCTTCACGCCGAGATGGACCACCTCGGTGTCGCCACCGTCCACGCCATCGCGCAGTTCGGCGGCGTCGGCTTCCTGATCGCGTGCGGTTTCGAGGCCGAGTGGGGCCGGCCGTCGGCGCTGCGGTGGGAACGGCCGGTCAGCGCAGGGCGGCGGCCGCCGCGGTGA
- a CDS encoding futalosine hydrolase, whose translation MSGLLVVTAVPAEAAALLAGLTEPTVTVVPVGVGPAVAGAATARLLALAEAAGRPYRAVVSAGIAGGFAGRVVVGGTVLATRSVAADLGAESPEGFIPVDELGMPAELLGGGVAVPADPGLLGALRTALPAAAVGAVLTVSTVTGTVASTEALADRHPDAVAEAMEGYGVAVAAAQAGLPFAELRTVSNPIGPRDRGAWRMKEAFAALTAAAAALR comes from the coding sequence GTGAGCGGTCTGCTGGTGGTGACGGCCGTGCCGGCCGAGGCGGCGGCGCTCCTGGCGGGCCTCACCGAGCCCACCGTGACGGTCGTCCCGGTCGGGGTGGGCCCGGCGGTCGCCGGCGCCGCCACCGCCCGGCTGCTCGCGCTGGCCGAGGCGGCCGGGCGGCCGTACCGGGCGGTGGTGAGCGCCGGGATCGCCGGCGGCTTCGCCGGCCGGGTGGTGGTCGGCGGGACCGTGCTGGCGACCCGCAGCGTGGCGGCGGACCTGGGCGCCGAGTCGCCGGAGGGCTTCATCCCGGTCGACGAGCTGGGCATGCCGGCGGAGCTGCTGGGTGGCGGGGTTGCCGTCCCCGCCGACCCTGGGCTGCTCGGGGCGCTGCGGACGGCGCTGCCGGCGGCGGCGGTCGGCGCGGTGCTCACGGTCAGCACGGTGACGGGCACGGTCGCGAGCACCGAGGCGTTGGCCGACCGGCACCCCGACGCGGTGGCCGAGGCCATGGAGGGGTACGGCGTCGCCGTCGCCGCCGCTCAGGCCGGCCTGCCCTTCGCCGAGCTGCGGACGGTGTCGAACCCGATCGGACCGCGGGACCGGGGCGCCTGGCGGATGAAGGAGGCCTTCGCCGCCCTCACCGCGGCGGCCGCCGCCCTGCGCTGA
- a CDS encoding MFS transporter, with translation MPLSSRSGRSVLGRTVGTGIRATRLLVRGSVTSGRWMTRRAGRARARSAGHEVGMVRLFDLHALSCAGDTLIAIGLAGTIFFDVPLGEARNKVALYLLVTMVPFAMLAPVVGPLLDHFRHGRRYALAATMLGRAFLAWLISDYIGSFGLYPAAFGVLALSRAYGVARSAAVPRLLPEGVGLSQVGARASVYGTVAGALVAPIGLGAFWFGAQWPLRVASVIFLVGMVISLRLPPRADSEPPERVPQPLRALRRRDGERPLGRGRPAGRLVIATLIGAAALRGLYGFLLLFLAFAIKAGDLTTDFFGRTLGAQGALGLVGGALAVGSFLATAVGTRLRIHRPTAIQSSGMIIVAGVAVLAALKFSLPMVALLCLVAALFSGIAKLAVDASIQERIPERLRASSFAHSETALMLAFVAGGGLGLVPFTGRIGVAVAAGVAALVATRGLVVAGRLRNERLVGRPLGDDELAAEQTGPLGTDHPQAGFADPAPTSPAPPQCGTPAPVDDDGLAPPGYHIYRPSSSVGGPGGAEDENRREPRGPVA, from the coding sequence ATGCCGCTGTCCTCCCGCTCCGGGCGGTCCGTCCTCGGGCGGACCGTCGGCACGGGCATCCGCGCCACCCGCCTGCTGGTCCGCGGCTCGGTCACCAGCGGACGGTGGATGACCCGCCGGGCCGGCCGGGCCCGGGCGCGCAGCGCGGGCCACGAGGTCGGCATGGTCCGCCTCTTCGACCTGCACGCCCTCTCCTGCGCCGGGGACACCCTGATCGCGATCGGCCTGGCCGGGACGATCTTCTTCGACGTACCGCTCGGCGAGGCCCGCAACAAGGTCGCGCTCTACCTGCTCGTGACGATGGTGCCGTTCGCCATGCTCGCGCCGGTGGTCGGGCCACTGCTCGACCACTTCCGGCACGGCCGCCGGTACGCCCTGGCGGCCACCATGCTGGGCCGGGCCTTCCTCGCCTGGTTGATCTCCGACTACATCGGCAGCTTCGGCCTGTACCCGGCCGCGTTCGGCGTCCTCGCCCTCTCCCGCGCGTACGGCGTGGCCCGCTCGGCGGCCGTGCCCCGGCTGCTGCCCGAGGGGGTCGGGCTGTCCCAGGTCGGCGCCCGGGCCAGCGTCTACGGCACGGTGGCCGGGGCGCTGGTCGCCCCGATCGGGCTGGGCGCGTTCTGGTTCGGGGCGCAGTGGCCGCTCCGGGTGGCCTCGGTGATCTTCCTGGTCGGCATGGTGATCTCGCTGCGCCTGCCGCCACGCGCCGACTCGGAGCCGCCGGAGCGGGTGCCCCAACCGCTGCGGGCGCTGCGCCGGCGGGACGGGGAACGGCCACTGGGCCGGGGCCGGCCGGCCGGGCGGCTGGTGATCGCCACGCTGATCGGGGCGGCGGCGCTGCGCGGGCTGTACGGCTTCCTGCTGCTCTTCCTCGCCTTCGCCATCAAGGCGGGCGACCTGACCACCGACTTCTTCGGCCGCACGCTGGGCGCCCAAGGCGCGCTGGGCCTGGTCGGCGGCGCCCTGGCCGTGGGGAGCTTCCTGGCCACCGCGGTCGGCACCCGGCTGCGCATCCACCGACCGACCGCGATCCAGTCCAGCGGCATGATCATCGTGGCCGGCGTCGCGGTCCTCGCCGCGCTGAAGTTCTCGCTGCCCATGGTGGCGCTGCTCTGCCTGGTGGCCGCCCTGTTCAGCGGGATCGCCAAGCTCGCGGTCGACGCGTCGATCCAGGAGCGGATCCCGGAGCGGCTGCGGGCGAGCTCGTTCGCCCACTCGGAGACCGCGCTGATGCTCGCCTTCGTGGCCGGCGGCGGGCTCGGTCTGGTCCCCTTCACCGGCCGGATCGGGGTCGCGGTGGCGGCCGGCGTCGCGGCCCTGGTGGCCACGCGTGGCCTGGTGGTGGCCGGTCGGCTGCGCAACGAGCGGCTGGTCGGCCGGCCACTCGGTGACGACGAACTGGCCGCCGAGCAGACCGGCCCGCTCGGGACCGACCATCCGCAGGCCGGGTTCGCCGATCCCGCGCCGACCTCGCCGGCACCGCCTCAGTGCGGTACGCCGGCACCGGTCGACGACGACGGTCTGGCGCCACCGGGCTACCACATCTACCGCCCCTCCTCCTCGGTCGGCGGGCCGGGCGGGGCCGAGGACGAGAACCGGCGGGAGCCCCGGGGACCGGTGGCGTGA
- a CDS encoding MarR family transcriptional regulator codes for MTEWTVTAKRVPPAQLAPQLRDAITRFNRRVRRARPVGDLTVTQLSALTSLKLAGALTPRELADIERVQPPTMTKIVAKLEERGLVQRTPHPTDGRQVILAATEGGRAVLEQFERARNEWLASRLAALTEDERDTLRRAAEILQQLARA; via the coding sequence GTGACGGAGTGGACGGTGACGGCGAAACGCGTGCCACCGGCGCAGCTGGCCCCTCAGCTGCGGGATGCGATCACCCGGTTCAACCGGCGGGTCCGACGGGCCCGGCCGGTGGGCGACCTCACGGTCACCCAGCTCTCCGCGCTCACCAGCCTCAAGCTGGCGGGCGCGCTGACGCCCCGGGAACTGGCCGACATCGAACGGGTGCAGCCACCGACGATGACCAAGATCGTCGCGAAGTTGGAGGAGCGCGGCCTCGTGCAGCGCACCCCCCATCCGACCGACGGTCGACAGGTCATCCTGGCGGCGACCGAGGGGGGACGGGCCGTGCTCGAGCAGTTCGAGCGGGCCCGCAACGAGTGGCTGGCCAGCCGCCTGGCCGCGCTCACGGAGGACGAACGCGACACGCTGCGGCGGGCCGCCGAGATCCTCCAGCAGCTCGCTCGCGCCTGA
- a CDS encoding DUF2530 domain-containing protein encodes MPEEQPPRPEPLDPPMVPIAVAGLVVWAVVGLVLLIFCRGWLTEHGHQNWLWTCLAGFLWGFPGLAVMMRHDANRRRRRAAAGQD; translated from the coding sequence GTGCCAGAAGAGCAACCGCCGCGGCCCGAACCGCTCGACCCCCCGATGGTGCCGATCGCCGTCGCCGGGCTGGTCGTCTGGGCGGTGGTCGGGCTCGTCCTGCTGATCTTCTGCCGCGGTTGGCTCACCGAGCACGGGCACCAGAACTGGCTCTGGACCTGCCTGGCCGGATTCCTGTGGGGTTTTCCCGGTCTCGCGGTGATGATGCGGCACGACGCCAACCGGCGGCGCCGCCGGGCGGCGGCCGGTCAGGACTGA
- a CDS encoding MFS transporter, with product MQAKLSTMFQSLRVRNYRLFATGQLIKLIGVWMMFIAQDWLVLELSDNSATALGVVTALQFTPVLLLTLLSGRLADRYDKRLLLFVANAFWTVLSLAMSLLVLTGLVQLWHVFAFAALLGVANAVETPVRQAFVSELVGMPLLPNALSLNAAVFNSARIVGPAVAGLAIAAFDVGPVFLITAFSSIAPLVNVVRMRPAELHRKDLLPVGERDQAKVIDGLRYVWRRADLLLPMVLMSVVGMTLFNFQLTLAALAKTVFKTGAASFGLFTTALAVGALAGALAGTGRRSRPSIWLVLGAAVGCASFGTLVGLAGAYWLVVALLLPTGFFMVFFAQAANQRVQLGVDAAFRGRVMALWVLVFLGTNPVGAPLIGWVAETYGAGASIWIGGLISLAAALLALTWQLRHSGARLRMRVLPMPRFYVVSPTGE from the coding sequence GTGCAGGCCAAGCTGAGCACGATGTTCCAGTCCCTACGAGTCCGCAACTACCGACTCTTCGCCACCGGACAGCTGATCAAACTGATCGGCGTCTGGATGATGTTCATCGCCCAGGACTGGCTCGTCCTCGAGCTCTCCGACAACTCCGCCACCGCGCTCGGCGTGGTCACCGCGCTCCAGTTCACCCCCGTACTGCTGCTGACGCTGCTCTCCGGCCGCCTCGCCGACCGGTACGACAAGCGGCTGCTGCTCTTCGTGGCCAACGCCTTCTGGACGGTGCTGTCGCTGGCGATGAGCCTCCTGGTGCTCACCGGTCTGGTCCAGCTCTGGCACGTCTTCGCGTTCGCCGCCCTGCTCGGCGTGGCCAACGCGGTGGAGACCCCGGTCCGGCAGGCCTTCGTCTCCGAACTGGTCGGCATGCCGCTGCTGCCGAACGCGCTCTCGCTCAACGCGGCGGTGTTCAACTCCGCCCGGATCGTCGGACCGGCCGTCGCCGGCCTGGCCATCGCCGCGTTCGACGTCGGGCCGGTCTTCCTGATCACCGCGTTCAGCTCGATCGCTCCGCTGGTCAACGTGGTCCGGATGCGCCCGGCCGAGCTGCACCGCAAGGACCTCCTGCCGGTCGGCGAGCGCGACCAGGCGAAGGTGATCGACGGGCTGCGCTACGTGTGGCGCCGCGCCGACCTGCTGCTGCCGATGGTGCTGATGTCGGTGGTCGGCATGACCCTGTTCAACTTCCAGCTCACCCTCGCCGCGCTGGCCAAGACCGTTTTCAAGACCGGGGCGGCCTCGTTCGGCCTGTTCACCACCGCGCTCGCGGTCGGCGCGCTGGCCGGGGCGCTGGCCGGCACCGGGCGGCGCAGCCGGCCGTCAATCTGGCTGGTGCTCGGCGCGGCGGTCGGCTGCGCCAGCTTCGGCACCCTGGTCGGGCTCGCGGGGGCGTACTGGCTGGTGGTGGCGCTGCTGCTGCCGACCGGGTTCTTCATGGTCTTCTTCGCCCAGGCCGCCAACCAGCGGGTCCAGCTCGGCGTCGACGCCGCCTTCCGCGGCCGGGTCATGGCGCTCTGGGTGCTGGTGTTCCTCGGCACCAACCCGGTGGGCGCGCCGCTGATCGGCTGGGTGGCCGAGACCTACGGCGCCGGGGCGAGCATCTGGATCGGCGGGCTGATCTCGCTGGCCGCCGCGCTGCTCGCGCTCACCTGGCAGCTGCGCCACTCCGGCGCCCGGCTCCGGATGCGGGTGCTGCCCATGCCGCGCTTCTACGTGGTGTCGCCCACCGGCGAGTGA
- a CDS encoding DUF3027 domain-containing protein yields the protein MGNNGRVTRPASARAARLDQVCAAAVEVARAGIIEVDPADVGDHLQAVAEGDRLVTHYFECRLAGYRGWRWAVTVTRVPRSRHVTVCETVLLPGADALLAPGWLPWQERLKPGDLGPGDLLPTPADDERLAPGYLLSDDPAVEETAWELGLGRPRVLSREGRAEAAQRWYDGDHGPSAPISMAAPAAARCGTCGFYLPLAGALRQSFGACGNFYAPDDGRVVSADHGCGAHSETLVEAGETPVDELPTVYDDSAVEAVSVSRAPGSVESAEPAEPYGHS from the coding sequence ATGGGGAACAATGGGCGGGTGACCAGGCCCGCCTCCGCCCGTGCCGCCCGCCTCGACCAGGTCTGCGCCGCCGCCGTCGAGGTGGCCCGCGCCGGCATCATCGAGGTGGACCCCGCCGACGTCGGCGACCACCTGCAGGCCGTCGCCGAGGGCGACCGGCTCGTCACGCACTACTTCGAGTGCCGGCTGGCCGGCTACCGCGGCTGGCGCTGGGCCGTCACGGTGACCCGGGTGCCGCGCAGCCGGCACGTCACCGTCTGCGAGACGGTCCTGCTGCCCGGCGCCGACGCGCTGCTCGCCCCCGGCTGGCTGCCCTGGCAGGAGCGGCTCAAGCCGGGCGATCTCGGCCCCGGCGACCTGCTGCCCACCCCGGCCGACGACGAGCGGCTGGCCCCCGGCTACCTGCTCTCCGACGACCCGGCCGTCGAGGAGACCGCCTGGGAGCTGGGCCTGGGCCGCCCCCGGGTGCTCTCCCGCGAGGGCCGCGCCGAGGCCGCCCAGCGCTGGTACGACGGCGACCACGGCCCCTCCGCCCCGATCTCGATGGCCGCGCCGGCCGCCGCTCGCTGCGGCACCTGCGGGTTCTACCTGCCGCTCGCCGGTGCGCTCCGGCAGTCCTTCGGCGCCTGCGGCAACTTCTACGCCCCCGACGACGGCCGGGTGGTGAGTGCCGACCACGGCTGCGGCGCCCACTCGGAGACGCTGGTGGAGGCGGGCGAGACCCCGGTCGACGAGCTGCCCACCGTCTACGACGACAGCGCGGTCGAGGCCGTGTCGGTCAGCCGGGCCCCGGGCTCGGTGGAGTCCGCCGAGCCGGCGGAGCCGTACGGCCACTCCTGA
- a CDS encoding 1,4-dihydroxy-6-naphthoate synthase, with product MALSLAISPCPNDTFVFDALVHGRVPGAPPVEVTYADVDVTNTAAERGAFDLVKVSYAALPWLLDDYHLLPCGGALGRGCGPLVLTRGDRTDLSGATVAVPGERTTAYLLFRLWSAERPPARIEVVPFHEIMPGVAAGRYDAGLVIHEARFTYPRHGLTALVDLGEWWEGDTGLPIPLGAILARKGTVDPVEAAAWIRESVRQAWAAPEASREYVLSHAQEMEPDVVDRHIGLYVNEFTADLGEAGFAAVEALLGRATDAGLVPQTSSSRATAWTS from the coding sequence GTGGCGCTCTCTCTGGCGATCTCGCCCTGCCCCAACGACACGTTCGTCTTCGACGCCCTGGTGCACGGGCGGGTGCCCGGCGCCCCGCCGGTCGAGGTGACCTACGCCGACGTGGACGTCACCAACACGGCCGCCGAGCGAGGGGCGTTCGACCTGGTCAAGGTGAGTTACGCGGCGCTGCCCTGGCTCCTGGACGACTACCACCTGCTGCCCTGCGGCGGGGCGCTCGGCCGCGGCTGCGGCCCGCTCGTGCTCACCCGGGGCGACCGGACCGACCTCTCCGGTGCGACCGTCGCGGTGCCCGGCGAGCGGACCACGGCGTACCTGCTCTTCCGGCTCTGGTCGGCGGAGCGGCCGCCGGCGCGCATCGAGGTGGTGCCGTTCCACGAGATCATGCCGGGTGTCGCCGCCGGCCGGTACGACGCCGGACTGGTGATCCACGAGGCCCGGTTCACCTACCCGCGGCACGGGCTGACCGCCCTGGTCGACCTCGGCGAGTGGTGGGAGGGCGACACCGGCCTGCCGATCCCGCTCGGGGCGATCCTGGCCCGCAAGGGCACGGTCGACCCGGTCGAGGCCGCCGCCTGGATCCGCGAGTCGGTACGCCAGGCGTGGGCCGCCCCGGAGGCCAGCCGGGAGTACGTGCTCTCCCACGCGCAGGAGATGGAGCCCGACGTGGTGGACCGGCACATCGGCCTCTACGTCAACGAATTCACCGCCGACCTGGGAGAGGCCGGCTTCGCCGCCGTCGAGGCGCTGCTGGGCCGGGCCACCGACGCCGGGCTCGTCCCTCAGACCTCCAGCTCGCGGGCCACCGCGTGGACCAGCTGA
- a CDS encoding cold-shock protein has product MPTGRVKWYDAAKGYGFVTSDEGGDVFLPKGALPAGVADLKGGQRIDFSVVDSRRGAQAMGVKLLEAPPSVAELRRRPAEELHGLVEDMIKVLEAKVQPDLRRGRFPDKKTAQKVAQLVHAVARELEV; this is encoded by the coding sequence GTGCCGACGGGTCGAGTGAAGTGGTACGACGCGGCCAAGGGATACGGGTTCGTCACCAGTGACGAGGGCGGCGACGTGTTCCTGCCCAAGGGCGCGCTGCCGGCGGGCGTCGCCGACCTGAAGGGTGGTCAGCGGATCGACTTCAGCGTGGTCGACAGCCGCCGGGGCGCCCAGGCGATGGGGGTCAAGCTGCTGGAGGCGCCGCCGTCCGTGGCGGAGCTGCGCCGCCGGCCGGCCGAGGAGCTGCACGGCCTGGTCGAAGACATGATCAAGGTGCTGGAGGCGAAGGTCCAGCCGGACCTGCGCCGGGGCCGCTTCCCGGACAAGAAGACCGCGCAGAAGGTCGCTCAGCTGGTCCACGCGGTGGCCCGCGAGCTGGAGGTCTGA